A stretch of DNA from Serinibacter arcticus:
GCTCCCGGGTCCCGCGCGGCCTGCGCCTGGGACTCGATCGCGCGCGGGACGGCCTCGTCCCCGTCGCCTGGGTGAGCCTGGCCACGGGCGTGGCCTACGCCGTCGCCGGGCTCGTGCTGGGGCACCCCTACCCGTTCTTCGCCGCGGTGGCCGCGTTCTCGGCCCTCGGCTTCACCGCCGACGTCCAGCCGCGACGCGTGGGGGAGGTGGCGCTGGGGATATCGCTCGGCGTCGGGATGGGCGAGGCGATCCAGCTGACGTTCGGGTCGGGGCCGCTGCAGACCACCGCCGTCGTGTTCGTCGCGGTGATGATCGCCAAGGTCCTCGACCCCTCGCCCGTGCTCACGACGCAGTCGGCGGTGCAGTCGATCGTCGTGCTGGGGCTGCCCATCGTGTCCTCCTCCGGCGGCGGGATCGGCCGTTGGACGGACGCCCTGATGGGCGGCGCCGTCGCCCTCGTGTTCTCCCTGGTCATCCCGCGCGACCCGCGCCGTCGTCCCCGTGCGCTCGCGCGGACGACGCTCGCGGAGCTCGCCGAGGTGCTCGGACGGCTCGGACGCGGGCTGCACCGGGGCGACCCCGAGTCGGTGGCCGATGCGCTGCAGCGCGCCCGATCCACGCAGGCGCTCCTGGTGTCGTGGGAGGGCGCGGTGAGCTCCGCCTCGGCGACGGCGCGGTTCTCCCCGGCCTGGCACCGCCACGTCGGCACGGTCGCCGATCTGGCGGACGCGTGCGAGTTCACGGACCGGGCCATCCGCACGACGCGGGTGCTCGCCCGGCGCGCGGCGGTCGCCGTCGCCGACGGCCACGCCGACGAGCGGCTGGCGGGCGTGGTCGAGGAGCTCGGCGTCGTCACGCGACGGCTCGGCGCGCTCATCGGGTCCGGACGCGACGCGGCCGAGGCGGTGCCCGAGCTGCGGGCCGTGGCCGAGCAGCTCGGGACGGCCGCCGAGCGCGATCCGGTGCGCCACACGCTGCTGTCGCTGCTGCGCTCGGTGACCTTCGACCTGCTGCGGGCCGCCGGTCAGGACGAGCGCCAGGCCGCCGAGGCCCTGCGGCAGCGGGGCGGCGCGTAGGCTCGTGGTCGTGACCGGCCTCATCCAGTACTACGTCTTCGTCGTGCTCTTCGCGATCGGCTTCCTGCTCTCCG
This window harbors:
- a CDS encoding FUSC family protein; this translates as MSSRVPRGLRLGLDRARDGLVPVAWVSLATGVAYAVAGLVLGHPYPFFAAVAAFSALGFTADVQPRRVGEVALGISLGVGMGEAIQLTFGSGPLQTTAVVFVAVMIAKVLDPSPVLTTQSAVQSIVVLGLPIVSSSGGGIGRWTDALMGGAVALVFSLVIPRDPRRRPRALARTTLAELAEVLGRLGRGLHRGDPESVADALQRARSTQALLVSWEGAVSSASATARFSPAWHRHVGTVADLADACEFTDRAIRTTRVLARRAAVAVADGHADERLAGVVEELGVVTRRLGALIGSGRDAAEAVPELRAVAEQLGTAAERDPVRHTLLSLLRSVTFDLLRAAGQDERQAAEALRQRGGA